From Diceros bicornis minor isolate mBicDic1 chromosome 17, mDicBic1.mat.cur, whole genome shotgun sequence, the proteins below share one genomic window:
- the LOC131415549 gene encoding LOW QUALITY PROTEIN: olfactory receptor 8S1-like (The sequence of the model RefSeq protein was modified relative to this genomic sequence to represent the inferred CDS: inserted 1 base in 1 codon; substituted 1 base at 1 genomic stop codon): protein MAYDCNVTICHSLLYNQVMTNQLCVGLVLASWGLGFLHALIDIFGAVKLEFCEAXTIXHFSCELPSLLPLACLGVSTNLTVLVWSYVIHGLRTILLLIFSYTCIVSTFLSINPSTGRSKAFSTCSSLLTVVISYFCSGGLRYLMPTSGSPLELIFFLQFTVITPHQ from the exons ATGGCCTATGACTGCAATGTTACTATCTGCCATTCTCTGCTCTACAATCAGGTGATGACCAACCAACTGTGTGTGGGACTGGTGTTGGCCTCGTGGGGTTTGGGCTTTCTGCATGCTCTCATTGATATATTTGGAGCTGTCAAATTAGAGTTCTGTGAGGCCTAAACTA CCCACTTCAGTTGTgagctgccctccctcctccctctggctTGCCTTGGTGTCTCCACCAATCTCACTGTCCTGGTCTGGTCTTATGTCATACATGGCCTTAGGACtatcctcctcctcatcttctccTACACCTGCATTGTGTCCACCTTCCTGAGCATCAACCCCAGCACAGGCAGAAGcaaggccttctccacctgttCCTCTCTTCTCACTGTAGTGATCTCGTATTTCTGCTCAGGAGGCTTACGCTATCTCATGCCAACCTCAGGTTCCCCCTTGGAGTTGATCTTCTTTTTGCAGTTCACCGTGATCACTCCTCACCAATAG